A region of Paenibacillus sp. JNUCC-31 DNA encodes the following proteins:
- a CDS encoding YfbR-like 5'-deoxynucleotidase gives MGIHTYFRSLNDLERIIRTPGKFKFEEHSVSAHSWKVVQYAKTLADIEEQHGVSIDWKKLYEITSSHDYGEIFIGDIKTPVKHYSLELRSMLQQVEEGMVEHFINENIPEEFQPIFRRQLREGKDNSVEGLILEVADKMDQVYEAFAELQRGNTEKEFIVMYRYALIKIKNIDLHCVHYFLQHILPDIIEEGNRSPFDIRQITEEALSQ, from the coding sequence ATGGGAATTCATACGTACTTCAGGTCTCTAAACGATCTCGAACGCATTATCCGCACGCCTGGCAAATTCAAGTTTGAAGAACACAGTGTATCCGCACACTCCTGGAAAGTTGTGCAGTACGCCAAAACGCTCGCCGATATTGAAGAACAACACGGCGTCAGCATCGATTGGAAGAAGTTATACGAAATCACCAGCAGCCATGATTATGGCGAAATCTTCATCGGTGATATTAAAACACCGGTCAAGCATTACTCTCTGGAGCTGCGTTCGATGCTGCAACAAGTGGAAGAAGGCATGGTTGAGCATTTTATTAACGAAAATATTCCTGAAGAATTCCAGCCGATTTTCCGCAGACAGCTGCGTGAAGGCAAAGATAACTCTGTCGAAGGACTTATTCTGGAAGTGGCCGACAAAATGGATCAGGTGTACGAAGCGTTTGCTGAACTGCAACGTGGCAACACCGAAAAGGAATTTATCGTGATGTACCGATATGCCCTGATCAAAATCAAAAATATTGACCTCCACTGTGTACACTATTTTCTCCAGCATATTCTCCCCGACATCATTGAGGAAGGCAACCGTTCCCCATTTGATATCCGCCAAATCACGGAAGAGGCCTTGTCCCAATAA